Proteins from a single region of Nakamurella deserti:
- a CDS encoding glycoside hydrolase family 13 protein, with product MNGPRVDKWLWHHPHHDGSALYVSNPYPALGDRVDVYLRVPRATPVTAVLLRTYIDGEQSLNAGELDREDTCDRWYRGVVTMYNPVVNYRWLLQSGPAGYRWLNGTGVHDRDVTDAADFRLTTHPRPPAWAEDAILYQVFPDRFARSARADTRDTPRWAIPQHWDDPVVGRGPETPYQLYGGDLDGITEHLDHIQALGANTVYLTPVFPAQSNHRYDASSFDQVDPVLGGDEALARLTAAAHARGMRVMGDITTNHCGDAHEWFRTAITDETSEEAGFFLFHTHPTDYVAWFDYPSLPKFDHRNPELRRRLYEGPDSVVARWLTAPTGLDGWRIDVANMTGRHGTVDLNHKVATTVRHTMATAHPDALLIAEHSHDASADLLGDGWHGVMNYAAFTRPLWQWLTPEAPVEFTPGPFTVIPRLPGTAVAATMRDFAAAVPWRATATALNLVGSHDTARIADTLDDDEDTLHVAFGLLAAMPGIPMIYAGDEIGQHGTNGEDGRRPFPWNHDNLWNRDVLESVTTKITQRQSHQALRTGGLRWVSITDDALTFLRETQDGSVLVHATRAATDPLMLPAAYFGSHLTGLTGTADLVADGAALLLPGAGPRFSWWQLP from the coding sequence GTGAACGGCCCCCGAGTGGATAAATGGCTGTGGCACCATCCGCACCACGACGGATCAGCCCTGTACGTGTCCAACCCCTACCCGGCGCTGGGGGACCGCGTGGACGTCTACTTGCGGGTGCCGCGCGCAACACCGGTGACTGCGGTGCTGCTGCGCACCTACATCGACGGCGAGCAGTCGCTGAACGCGGGGGAGCTGGACCGGGAGGACACCTGCGACCGCTGGTATCGCGGTGTGGTCACTATGTACAACCCGGTGGTCAACTACCGGTGGCTGCTGCAGAGTGGCCCCGCCGGCTACCGGTGGCTCAACGGCACCGGCGTCCACGACCGCGACGTCACCGATGCCGCCGACTTCCGGCTCACCACCCACCCGCGGCCGCCTGCCTGGGCCGAGGACGCCATCCTCTACCAGGTGTTCCCCGACCGGTTCGCCCGATCCGCCCGTGCCGACACCCGGGACACCCCGCGCTGGGCTATCCCGCAACACTGGGACGACCCGGTGGTCGGGCGAGGCCCGGAGACGCCGTACCAGTTGTACGGCGGCGACCTTGACGGCATCACCGAACACCTGGACCACATCCAGGCGCTCGGTGCGAATACCGTCTACCTCACGCCGGTCTTTCCGGCACAGTCCAACCACCGCTACGACGCGTCCAGCTTCGACCAGGTCGATCCGGTCCTGGGTGGCGACGAAGCACTCGCCCGCCTCACCGCCGCTGCCCATGCCCGCGGAATGCGCGTCATGGGCGACATCACCACCAACCACTGCGGCGACGCCCACGAATGGTTCCGCACCGCCATCACCGACGAAACCTCCGAAGAGGCCGGCTTCTTCCTGTTTCACACCCACCCCACCGATTACGTGGCATGGTTCGACTACCCGTCGCTGCCGAAATTCGACCACCGCAACCCCGAACTCCGCCGCCGCCTCTACGAAGGACCCGACTCAGTCGTCGCCCGCTGGCTCACCGCACCCACCGGCCTGGACGGGTGGCGCATCGACGTCGCCAACATGACCGGCCGGCACGGCACCGTCGATCTCAACCACAAGGTCGCCACCACCGTGCGCCACACCATGGCCACCGCGCACCCCGACGCCCTGTTGATCGCCGAACACAGCCACGACGCGTCCGCTGACCTCCTCGGCGACGGCTGGCACGGCGTGATGAACTACGCCGCGTTCACCCGGCCGCTCTGGCAATGGCTCACCCCTGAGGCGCCGGTAGAGTTCACCCCCGGCCCGTTCACCGTCATCCCGCGCCTCCCGGGCACTGCCGTCGCGGCCACCATGCGCGACTTCGCCGCCGCGGTGCCGTGGCGGGCCACCGCCACCGCCCTCAACCTCGTCGGATCACACGACACCGCCCGCATCGCAGACACACTCGACGACGACGAGGACACCCTCCACGTCGCCTTTGGTCTGCTCGCTGCCATGCCCGGCATCCCGATGATCTACGCCGGCGACGAGATCGGCCAACACGGCACCAACGGCGAAGACGGCCGCCGACCGTTCCCGTGGAATCACGACAACCTCTGGAACAGAGATGTTCTCGAGTCAGTGACGACCAAGATCACGCAACGGCAATCGCATCAGGCGCTGCGCACCGGGGGATTGCGCTGGGTCAGCATCACCGACGACGCCCTGACGTTCCTCCGCGAAACCCAGGACGGATCGGTTCTGGTTCACGCGACACGAGCTGCAACCGACCCGCTGATGCTGCCGGCCGCCTACTTCGGCAGCCACCTCACCGGCCTTACCGGCACAGCCGATCTGGTGGCTGACGGTGCTGCACTGCTACTTCCCGGCGCCGGTCCCCGGTTCAGCTGGTGGCAGCTGCCCTGA
- a CDS encoding alpha-amylase family glycosyl hydrolase — MTTPHPYAPRPDVRLKHPEWSRDATIYQINTRQFTEEGTFTAAIAHLPRLQNLGITIVWLMPVHQIGQLNRKGTLGSPYAVQDYYSINPDLGTADDLKAFVAAAHELGLRVITDWVANHTAWDCNLTVAHPDWYVRDWQGNFRPTPWWDWEDIIDLDYDNPEVRRYMTETLKWWVTEFDIDGFRCDVAGFVPTDFWNQARAELDAIKPVFMLAEWESRDLHAAAFDMTYGWSWNETMHHIATGKADAEALHIYYSWNEKAWPPDAMRMTFVSNHDKNSWEGTEYEQFGDALDAAVVLSVVGEGMPLIYNGQEAGNDRRLEFFEKDPIIWQDHRFADFYRRLFALRRSHSALDNAPWGARMIEVTTDHPKRVFAFVRQNGDSKVLALFNLTDQPVEVTLTSALAHGGYTDFHTGTTAVIDRDDTTMKFEPWGWRVLTQ; from the coding sequence ATGACAACGCCGCACCCGTACGCCCCCCGACCTGACGTCCGCTTGAAGCACCCCGAGTGGTCCCGGGACGCCACGATCTACCAGATCAACACGCGACAGTTCACCGAGGAAGGCACCTTCACCGCCGCGATCGCTCACCTTCCACGACTGCAGAACCTCGGCATCACCATCGTCTGGCTGATGCCGGTGCACCAGATCGGGCAGCTCAACCGTAAAGGCACCCTCGGCTCCCCGTACGCCGTCCAGGACTACTACAGCATCAACCCCGACCTCGGAACCGCCGACGACCTCAAAGCTTTCGTCGCCGCCGCCCACGAGCTAGGACTGCGGGTCATCACCGACTGGGTGGCCAACCACACCGCGTGGGACTGCAACCTCACCGTCGCCCACCCGGACTGGTACGTCCGGGACTGGCAGGGCAACTTCCGGCCCACCCCCTGGTGGGACTGGGAGGACATCATCGATCTCGACTACGACAACCCAGAGGTCCGCCGGTACATGACCGAAACGTTGAAGTGGTGGGTGACCGAGTTCGACATCGACGGTTTCCGTTGCGACGTGGCCGGTTTCGTGCCCACCGACTTCTGGAACCAGGCCCGCGCCGAACTCGACGCGATCAAGCCGGTGTTCATGCTCGCCGAATGGGAGTCCCGCGACCTGCACGCCGCCGCGTTCGACATGACCTACGGCTGGAGCTGGAACGAGACGATGCACCACATCGCCACCGGCAAGGCCGACGCCGAGGCGCTGCACATCTACTACTCGTGGAACGAGAAGGCCTGGCCCCCCGACGCCATGCGGATGACCTTCGTCAGCAACCACGACAAGAACTCCTGGGAGGGCACCGAATACGAGCAGTTCGGTGACGCCCTGGACGCCGCCGTCGTACTGTCCGTCGTCGGCGAAGGCATGCCACTCATCTACAACGGGCAGGAGGCCGGCAACGACCGACGGCTCGAGTTCTTCGAAAAGGACCCGATCATCTGGCAGGACCACCGATTCGCCGACTTCTACCGCCGCCTGTTCGCACTGCGGCGCAGCCACTCCGCGCTGGACAACGCACCATGGGGGGCGCGGATGATCGAAGTCACCACCGACCACCCCAAACGGGTGTTCGCCTTCGTCCGGCAGAACGGCGACAGCAAAGTACTGGCGCTTTTCAACCTCACCGACCAGCCCGTCGAGGTCACCCTGACCAGCGCACTGGCCCACGGCGGCTACACCGACTTCCACACCGGGACCACCGCCGTCATCGACCGCGACGACACCACGATGAAGTTCGAGCCATGGGGTTGGCGGGTGCTCACCCAGTGA
- a CDS encoding glycoside hydrolase family 13 protein translates to MDTVRIRVIRDAEPTFVDATPDGTSDGDQWFTADVEVHNPMTRYRVQLDRGALGYSWLNGSGEHHRDIPDAHDFRLTTYDPGPDWARDAVVYQVFPDRFAASSAHRDLPDWAEPAGWDDTVIHQGPHTPLQFYGGDLDGIRGKLDHLTDLGVTALYLTPVFPARSNHRYNASSFAEVDPLLGGDPALARLAQACHDKGLRIIGDLTTNHSGDDHPWFRSALDHPNAAERSFYYMDAAGDYISWLGVPSLPKFDLGSQELRNRMFGVGDSVVSRWLRPPYDLDGWRIDVANMTGRHGEHDHGNDIATLIRRTLDHVRPESVLLAEYTNDFTADLTGDGWQGSMNYAGFGRPVWSWLQSSDYEASLQGNPYRTARRGGPATAASMREFAAAVPWKVAGRHWNLTSSHDTARIRTVAGTPEMVRVAAGLLFTYLGTPMVFAGDEIGLEGTNGEDARRTMPWGRPDAWDHATLAVYRDLIAVRHAHPALRRGGLRWVLQTDDALGYLRETPDERVLVVVARAPWSGALLPGALAPTGEAGRLYGEAELTVAGGAVLVPGDGPGVGIWQLG, encoded by the coding sequence GTGGACACCGTCCGGATCCGAGTCATCCGCGACGCCGAACCGACCTTCGTCGACGCCACCCCCGACGGCACCAGCGACGGCGACCAGTGGTTCACCGCCGACGTCGAGGTCCACAACCCGATGACCCGCTACCGCGTCCAGCTCGACCGCGGCGCCCTGGGATACTCCTGGCTCAACGGCTCCGGCGAGCACCACCGCGACATCCCCGACGCCCACGACTTCCGGCTCACCACCTACGATCCCGGCCCCGACTGGGCGCGCGACGCCGTGGTCTACCAGGTGTTCCCCGACCGGTTCGCCGCCAGTAGCGCCCACCGCGACCTACCGGACTGGGCAGAACCTGCCGGCTGGGACGACACCGTCATCCACCAGGGTCCGCACACGCCGCTGCAGTTCTACGGCGGCGACCTGGACGGCATCCGCGGAAAGCTCGACCACCTCACCGACCTCGGCGTTACGGCGCTGTACCTGACGCCCGTTTTCCCGGCCCGGTCCAACCATCGCTACAACGCCTCGAGCTTCGCCGAAGTCGACCCGCTGCTCGGCGGCGATCCAGCGCTGGCCCGGCTGGCGCAGGCCTGCCACGACAAAGGCCTGCGCATCATCGGTGACCTCACCACCAACCACTCCGGCGACGACCACCCGTGGTTCCGGTCGGCACTCGACCACCCGAACGCGGCGGAGCGGTCGTTCTACTACATGGACGCCGCCGGCGATTACATCAGCTGGCTCGGTGTTCCGAGCCTCCCGAAATTCGACCTCGGATCCCAGGAGCTCCGAAACCGCATGTTCGGCGTCGGGGACTCCGTCGTCTCCCGCTGGCTGCGGCCCCCGTACGACCTCGACGGCTGGCGTATCGACGTGGCCAACATGACCGGCCGGCACGGCGAACACGACCACGGCAACGACATCGCCACCCTGATCCGCCGCACCCTCGACCACGTCCGCCCGGAATCGGTGCTGCTCGCCGAGTACACCAACGACTTCACCGCCGACCTCACCGGTGACGGCTGGCAGGGCTCGATGAACTACGCCGGGTTCGGCCGACCGGTATGGTCATGGCTGCAATCAAGCGACTACGAGGCGTCCCTGCAGGGCAACCCGTACCGGACCGCCCGCCGCGGCGGCCCCGCCACCGCCGCCAGCATGCGCGAGTTCGCAGCCGCCGTGCCGTGGAAGGTCGCCGGCCGGCACTGGAACCTGACCAGCTCCCACGACACCGCCCGGATCCGCACCGTCGCCGGCACCCCCGAAATGGTGCGGGTCGCCGCCGGGCTGCTGTTCACCTACCTCGGCACCCCCATGGTCTTCGCCGGCGACGAGATCGGCCTCGAGGGGACCAACGGTGAGGACGCGCGACGCACCATGCCCTGGGGCCGGCCCGACGCCTGGGACCACGCCACCCTCGCGGTGTACCGCGACCTCATCGCCGTCCGCCACGCCCACCCGGCGCTGCGCCGCGGCGGGCTGCGTTGGGTCCTCCAGACCGACGACGCCCTCGGTTACCTCAGAGAAACCCCCGACGAACGCGTGCTGGTCGTGGTCGCGCGCGCACCGTGGTCCGGGGCGCTGCTCCCGGGTGCACTTGCACCGACAGGTGAGGCCGGAAGGCTCTACGGCGAAGCTGAGCTCACCGTCGCCGGCGGTGCGGTCCTCGTGCCCGGCGACGGCCCCGGCGTCGGCATCTGGCAGCTCGGCTGA
- a CDS encoding ABC transporter ATP-binding protein, with translation MAPVTLDRINKTYENGFHAVQDLSIDIADGEFIVLVGPSGCGKSTALRMVAGLEDISTGTLKIGDRVVNTLSPKDRDIAMVFQSYALYPHMTVGDNIGYGLRIRKMEKSEIQRRVKNAADMLELTPLLDRKPKQLSGGQRQRVAMGRAIVREPQVFLMDEPLSNLDAKLRVQMRAEIGQVQQDLNVTTLYVTHDQVEAMTMGDRVVVLKAGLLMQVGAPQFLYDNPANVFVAGFIGSPPMNMGMGRIGRDGDDYTVTLGSSTLTLAPELIAEKPALKNHVGNEVIVGLRSEDMEDASIRKGATETLDAHVVLTEALGSEIVVHFETDITKVVTEDTKLLAEESGEADVASIGGDRTKWVASFAPRSRVRPRDEIKVVVDTERLHFFDATTSNAINH, from the coding sequence ATGGCCCCCGTGACCCTCGACCGGATCAACAAAACCTACGAGAACGGCTTCCACGCCGTCCAGGACCTCAGCATCGACATCGCCGACGGCGAGTTCATCGTGCTCGTCGGACCGTCCGGCTGCGGCAAGTCCACCGCACTCCGGATGGTCGCCGGCCTCGAGGACATCAGCACCGGAACGCTCAAGATCGGCGACCGGGTGGTGAACACCCTGTCTCCCAAGGACCGCGACATCGCCATGGTGTTCCAGTCCTACGCGCTCTACCCGCACATGACGGTCGGCGACAACATCGGCTACGGCCTGCGGATCCGCAAGATGGAAAAGTCGGAGATCCAGCGCCGGGTCAAGAACGCCGCCGACATGCTCGAGCTCACCCCGCTGCTCGACCGCAAACCCAAGCAGCTCTCCGGCGGTCAGCGACAGCGGGTCGCCATGGGACGCGCCATCGTCCGCGAACCACAGGTCTTCCTGATGGACGAGCCGCTGTCCAACCTCGACGCCAAGCTCCGCGTCCAGATGCGCGCCGAGATCGGCCAGGTCCAACAGGATCTCAACGTCACAACTCTCTACGTCACCCACGACCAGGTCGAGGCCATGACGATGGGAGACCGGGTGGTCGTGCTCAAAGCCGGCCTGCTGATGCAGGTCGGCGCACCCCAGTTCCTGTACGACAACCCCGCCAACGTCTTCGTCGCCGGCTTCATCGGCTCACCGCCGATGAACATGGGCATGGGTCGCATCGGCCGCGACGGCGACGACTACACCGTCACCCTCGGCAGCTCCACCCTCACCCTCGCACCGGAACTGATCGCGGAAAAGCCGGCCCTGAAGAACCACGTCGGCAACGAGGTCATCGTCGGCCTCCGCAGCGAGGACATGGAGGACGCCTCCATTCGCAAGGGCGCCACCGAAACCCTCGACGCACACGTCGTTCTCACCGAGGCACTCGGCTCGGAGATCGTCGTCCACTTCGAGACCGACATCACCAAGGTCGTCACCGAGGACACCAAGCTGCTTGCCGAGGAGTCGGGTGAGGCCGACGTCGCCTCCATCGGAGGCGACCGCACCAAGTGGGTCGCCTCGTTCGCGCCCCGCTCCCGGGTCCGCCCCCGGGACGAGATCAAGGTCGTCGTGGACACCGAGCGGCTGCACTTCTTCGACGCCACCACCAGCAACGCCATCAACCACTGA
- a CDS encoding sugar ABC transporter permease produces MSQITGSSPLSATDLDEPVRLGSAQGGWFRRSGWRHLVALVAVFFAVFPILFMVSAALNPLGTLAASTLIPTGASFNNFNRLFNETDYWRWLLNSLIIGVSSTVASIFVSTCAAFAFSRFRFKGRRAGLLAVLMIQMFPVFLALVSLYLIFATITDLYPVIGFNTPWSLIILGLGGALGGTTWLIKGFLDTVPKDLDESATVDGATHVQIFFGIIFPLITPIIAITGLLAFIGSISEFLIASIFLTEPTQKTVAVGLYGMVANERNANFGMFAAGAIITAIPIVLLFQYLQKYIVGGLTAGAVKG; encoded by the coding sequence ATGTCACAGATCACGGGCAGCAGCCCCCTCTCCGCAACAGACCTCGACGAGCCGGTCAGGCTCGGCAGCGCCCAGGGCGGCTGGTTCCGCCGCTCCGGCTGGCGGCACCTGGTCGCGCTCGTCGCAGTGTTCTTCGCCGTATTCCCCATCCTGTTCATGGTGTCCGCGGCACTGAACCCGCTCGGCACGCTGGCCGCGTCCACGCTGATCCCGACCGGCGCCAGCTTCAACAACTTCAACCGGTTGTTCAACGAAACCGACTACTGGCGTTGGCTTCTCAATTCACTCATCATCGGCGTGTCCTCCACCGTCGCGTCGATCTTCGTCTCGACGTGCGCGGCGTTCGCGTTCTCCCGCTTCCGGTTCAAGGGCCGCCGCGCCGGGCTGCTGGCGGTGCTGATGATCCAGATGTTCCCGGTGTTCCTGGCCCTGGTGTCGCTGTACCTGATCTTCGCCACGATCACCGATCTGTACCCCGTGATCGGGTTCAACACCCCCTGGTCGCTGATCATCCTGGGTCTCGGCGGCGCGTTGGGCGGCACCACCTGGCTGATCAAAGGTTTCCTGGACACGGTCCCGAAGGATCTCGACGAATCGGCCACCGTCGACGGTGCCACCCACGTGCAGATCTTCTTCGGGATCATCTTCCCGCTGATCACCCCGATCATCGCGATCACCGGGCTGCTGGCGTTCATCGGCTCAATCAGCGAATTCCTCATCGCCAGCATCTTCCTCACCGAGCCGACCCAGAAGACCGTCGCCGTGGGCCTTTACGGGATGGTCGCCAACGAACGCAACGCCAACTTCGGGATGTTCGCCGCCGGCGCGATCATCACCGCGATCCCGATCGTGCTGCTGTTCCAGTACCTGCAGAAGTACATCGTCGGTGGCCTGACCGCCGGCGCGGTCAAGGGATGA
- a CDS encoding ABC transporter permease subunit, which translates to MSVASKRGSTLGTIVKILLLGVVAAVAVFSMLPLIERKNWIGVAIVVVTTLALFYIYLSPKLIPAKYLVVGTLFLAVFQVLPIVYTVTTAFTNFGDGHRGTKEEAIVAIQASSVKEVEGGATYTLSIGVEGDSTTGPVVFLLADPDGNTFLGTADGVTPLDKAAVTQNNSGKITAAEGYTVLNLGQAADRQTDITALIVPTADGAIIAKGVSSAFEGGATRTYNAASDTITDSSTGETWTADGTDGYFKDATGAFLPQGWQVNVGFKNFVDVFTNPSIAKYFLQVIIWNFAFAILVMATTFALGLAVAMVMNSDKLKGKKVYRSILILPYAMPGFAMLLLWRDMFNTDYGLINNLFGLNVDWFGNPWAARAAVLIVQLWMGYPYMFLVCTGALQAIPSDLTEAAGVDGAKPFYAFRTITFPLLLVAVAPLLIATFAFNFNNFGAIYLVSGGGPFPADNPTVGATDLLISYTYRLAFGGQGAQYGLAAAISILIFIIVAAVSFIGFKRTKALEEIN; encoded by the coding sequence TTGAGCGTCGCCTCCAAGCGGGGATCCACGCTCGGCACCATCGTGAAGATCCTGCTGCTCGGCGTCGTCGCTGCGGTCGCGGTCTTCTCGATGCTCCCGCTCATCGAGCGGAAGAACTGGATCGGCGTCGCCATCGTCGTTGTCACTACACTGGCGCTGTTCTACATCTACCTCTCACCCAAGCTCATCCCGGCCAAGTACCTCGTCGTGGGCACCCTGTTCCTCGCCGTGTTCCAGGTCTTGCCGATCGTCTACACGGTCACCACGGCGTTCACGAACTTCGGTGACGGTCACCGCGGCACCAAGGAAGAAGCCATCGTCGCCATCCAGGCGAGCTCGGTGAAGGAAGTGGAAGGCGGCGCCACCTACACCCTGTCCATCGGCGTCGAAGGCGACTCCACCACCGGCCCCGTGGTGTTCCTACTCGCCGACCCGGACGGCAACACCTTCCTCGGCACCGCCGACGGCGTCACCCCACTGGACAAGGCCGCGGTCACCCAGAACAACTCCGGCAAGATCACCGCCGCCGAGGGCTACACCGTGCTCAACCTCGGCCAAGCCGCAGACCGGCAGACCGACATCACCGCACTGATCGTGCCCACCGCCGACGGCGCCATCATCGCCAAAGGCGTCAGCAGCGCGTTCGAGGGCGGCGCCACCCGCACCTACAACGCCGCGAGCGACACCATCACCGACAGCTCCACCGGTGAGACGTGGACCGCCGACGGCACCGACGGCTACTTCAAAGACGCCACCGGGGCGTTCTTGCCGCAGGGTTGGCAGGTCAACGTCGGATTCAAGAACTTCGTCGACGTGTTCACCAACCCCTCGATCGCGAAGTACTTCCTCCAGGTCATCATCTGGAACTTCGCGTTCGCCATCCTCGTCATGGCAACCACGTTCGCGCTGGGCCTGGCGGTGGCGATGGTGATGAACAGCGACAAGCTCAAAGGTAAGAAGGTCTACCGCTCGATCCTGATCCTCCCGTACGCGATGCCCGGGTTTGCGATGCTGCTGCTCTGGCGCGACATGTTCAACACCGACTACGGCCTGATCAACAACCTCTTCGGCCTGAACGTCGACTGGTTCGGCAACCCCTGGGCCGCCCGCGCTGCGGTGCTCATCGTGCAGCTTTGGATGGGCTACCCGTACATGTTCCTGGTATGCACCGGCGCGCTGCAGGCCATCCCGTCCGACCTCACCGAAGCCGCCGGCGTCGACGGAGCCAAGCCGTTCTACGCCTTTCGCACCATCACCTTCCCGCTGCTCCTGGTGGCAGTCGCGCCGCTGCTGATCGCAACGTTCGCGTTCAACTTCAACAACTTCGGCGCGATCTACCTCGTCAGCGGCGGCGGTCCCTTCCCGGCCGACAACCCCACCGTCGGTGCCACCGACCTGCTGATCAGCTACACCTACCGACTCGCCTTCGGCGGTCAGGGCGCCCAGTACGGCCTCGCCGCGGCCATCTCGATCCTGATCTTCATCATCGTGGCGGCCGTGTCGTTCATCGGATTCAAGCGGACCAAGGCGCTCGAGGAGATCAACTGA